Genomic segment of Paenibacillus sp. FSL R5-0623:
TTTCGACCATCCGCAACCTTCCAAGACAGATCAAGTAACTTCCGGCATCTAAGCCTACGTCAGATCACCCTCAAGCAGTTTTGAGCCCCCAAACGTCTCAATCAGTGACCATCCCAGCAAACTAACAAACACCAATGACCTTATTTACAGTAAAAAAAGAGGCCCAGCGTTGACCGGCAATCACCGGAACGCCAAACCTCTTTTGAGCCTCTTAGCAGGCCAAAGCTCCTGCTTAATGGCGCTTTGACCAAATCTAATAGACTTGTATATGTGGTACTACTCCATCCAGTTGTGGTGGAAGCTGCCTTCTTTGTCCACACGTTTGAACGTGTGAGCACCGAAGTAGTCACGTTGAGCTTGCAGCAAGTTGGCTGGCAAACGCTCTGTACGGTAGCTGTCGTAGTAAGAAAGGGCGCTGGAGAAACCAGGTACCGGAACACCTTGTTTAACAGCAGCCGCTACAACTTCACGCCATGCGTCTTGATAAGACTCAACGATGTTTTGGAAGTACGGATCCAAGAGCAAGTTTTTCAGAGCTGCGTCTTTATCATAAGCTTCCTTGATGTTTTGCAGGAACTGCGAACGGATGATGCAGCCACCACGGAAGATCATGGCAATGTTGCCGTATTTCAGATCCCAGCCATACTCATCGGAAGCTGCACGCATTTGTGCAAATCCTTGTGCGTAGGATACGATTTTACTTGCGAAGAGGGCTTTACGCACGCTCTCGATGAACGCTTTTTTGTCGCCAGAGAATGCTTCAGTCGCTGGTCCATTCAAGATTTTGCTAGCTGCTACACGCTCGTCCTTCATGGCAGACAGGAAACGGGAGAATACGGATTCCGTAATCATGGACAATGGTACGCCGAGATCCAGCGCGCTTTGGCTTGTCCATTTACCTGTTCCTTTTTGTCCAGCCGCGTCCAGAATAACGTCAACCATTGGTTTGCCCGTTTCTGGATCGTATTTGGAGAAGATATCTGCTGTGATTTCGATCAGGTAGCTATCCAGCTCTCCTTGATTCCATTCCGTAAAGATTGCATGAAGCTCTTCAACGGAAACGTTCAGTACGGATTTGAGCAAGTGGTACGCTTCACCAATCAACTGCATATCTCCGTACTCGATACCGTTATGCACCATTTTCACATAGTGTCCGGCACCATCAGGTCCAATATATGTACAACATGGATCGTCACCGACTTTGGCCGAGATCGCCGTCAGGATCGGTTCAACCAGTTTATAAGCACTTTCCTGTCCTCCTGGCATGATGGAAGGGCCTTTCAGTGCGCCTTCTTCACCACCGGATACACCTGTACCGATGAAACGAATGCCTTTGTCTTCCAACTCTTTGCTGCGACGTTGCGTGTCAGGGAAGTATGCGTTCCCTCCATCAATGATGATGTCGCCCTCATCCAGGTGAGGAAGAAGTTGTTCAATGGTAGCGTCGGTTGCTTTGCCGGCTTGTACCATGATCAAAATTTTGCGCGGGGATTCCAGGGATGCTACGAACTCTTCAATGGAGAATGAGCCTGTCAGGTTTTTACCTTCAGCTTCTTTCAGAAGATCATTGGTTTTCTCCGGGGAACGGTTATATACCGATACTGAGAAACCTTTGCTTTCAATGTTAAGGGCCAAATTTTTGCCCATGACAGCCAGGCCAATTACGCCAATTTGTTGTTTTGTCATCTGGTCCTCCATCCTTTGCTCCAATTAATTTTATTGAAATAAATTCTCAACAATACTCCCATTTTAACGGTTTTATGTATAGAAGTGAACCCCGTGGCACAGCTACGCAACGAGAAAACACCCCAATCTGCTGAGGTGTTCATCGTATTTTCATAAATACGGCCTTATCTTGTCATCCTTCCAACATTAACAGATGCCCAGACAACTGTTTTAAGACTTCGCGGCAAGCATTTGCTTTTTCGATATTATCCATCTGCATGGCCGTGTAGAGGCGTTCCAGTTCATCGTCCACTTCCATGCGCAACAACATGAGTCTTTCCTCGCCTTCACGCGAGAGGAACATCTCTTCCATCTCTTCCGCCGTCGGCGCAGGTTCCTTTTGAAAAATGACACGCTGTTTGAACCCAGAGACTTCCACGAGCCGAATGACTTCACCGAATAAAATGTTCTCCACGGTCATCTGCTGATCCTTGAACCGCTTCACAACTGCATGCCCGCGTGTATCTCCAATCAGCTTCTCCAGCCACTCTGCAAGCTTTGCATCCTTAATGATATAATCTCCAGTCATCTTGTAGTTCCCCGTGCGTGTCTGTTGAAAGCGGAGCTTTACCAGCTTGCGGCCGGTCCGGACTGACAGGATAAAAAAGGATTCGTCCTCGCTCCAATATAGTGAATATCCCTCACGAATAAGGTCTCTGATCAAATTTTGGATATGCCGACGGTTGAACCGCAGCTCCAGATTGCAATATTCAACTTCATAACTCTTATTCACGGCACTCCCTCCATCTGTACCGGATCAACTCCGGCCCTCGTCTTCAATCGCTTCTACTCAATCGGCTTACCCTATTTTATACTTCATTTTATGTAAGGGTACTTGGTTATTTGACTATTTTTCACCGAAAGGACCGCCGGATTGCAGCTTTCCGCAGACGCACAGGGGCAAGCCCCCGATTATCGTGATATAACGGACGCAAAAAAGGGAGTTCCACAACCAAGACGGTTGGTGGAACTCCCTTTTCTTTTGCTTATTTGGCCGGAGCGGTGCGAAACGGATTACGGGATAACACAAAGTGCACTACGGCAAGTCCTGCCATGACGATGGCACTGCCAATGAATGGAGCCGGATGACTTACGTGGTCCCACAGCAGTCCGGAAACAATGGGGCCTACAACCATGCCTGATCCCTGCAATGTAAGGAAGAATCCCCAGATCGCCCCCCGCTCCCCTTTGGGAATCAGAGTGGCTACAAAAGCATTCCAGGCGGGCAAAATCATGGCATAACTGATACCCACCAGCATGACAACACCAAACACCACCGGAATGGATGTTATGGAGGAGAATGCAAACAGACTCGCCGCCGCCATCAAAAAACCAATGTTCAGGAACGGCTTGGTGCCAAATCTGTCTACCATTTTACCAACAGGCAGCAAGGCAATAACAGTTATTCCACCACCCGCAATCAGCAACAAGCTGTACAGATTCGGTGAGATGTGCAGGTCTGTGCGTGTATATAGCGTGATTACTGGACTGAGCAGCCCGATGACAAACGACTGCATAAACAGTGCAGGATACACCAGTGGATTAACATTAAGCGTGCTGCGTACCCGTTGCAGTGTGTCCTTTACACTCTTTTGCAGCCGTATGAACGGCGTGAGCAGATTCGGTTTGGCTGGATATTTCGCATCACTATTCTTCGCCGCTTGCTCGGCATGCTCGCCTTCAACAATGACACGTCCAGGAAGAATCATGGCCACCAGAATAACGAGAATGGCACAACCCATCAGCACGAGGAATATCGTTCGATAATCATGATGCGTGCGCTCCAGCAGCCAGTTCATGCCTATAGGTCCAAGCCCCGTTCCACCGAGAGCAGCCATCTCCAGCGCCCCCATTGCTGTACCATTCTTGTTCTGTGGGCCTGACATCGCCGTCACGCCTGTCATGGCGCAAGGCCAGAGCGGTGACGTACCAATGCCAAGAATCAGACAGGCCATGGCCAGTCCAACGGCACTTTTGAGAAAAAGGATCATAATAACAGCGATTAAGGTACAGATTAATGCTGTAACCATCGTTGCGCGGAACCCGATCCGTTCTGCTGCCCAGCCGGAAGGCGCCCGGAACAGATTATCTCCCAGATATTGAAGAGCAAATGCCACACCAATGACGCCTGCAGACAGACCCAGTATATTGTCCATATACACGGGCAAAACAGCTACCAACAGCGCTCCTTTGATAATTTCAACTAGAAAAAGTGTCAGCCACATCGCGATAAAAAATGGTGATCGCAAAATTTTGGCTGGTTTTGTGTCTGTTTGCATTCTTTTTCCCCTTTCGGTGTTCATTTGCCTATTCCCTATCCTTAGTGTAACCGTGGGGAATGTGCCCAAATCTCGGCAATTTAAAAAATTGTCGATTTATACTGTTGCATTCGGTTCTTAATTTGCTATACTCATCTTTGTTTACCAATTTTATTAGGAAGGGTTGTGACAGCACTGATGAATCACCACCGTACGCCGCTGTTTACCGCTTTAAAAAATCATGCGGCACTCAATCCGGTACAGTTTCATATTCCGGGCCATAAAAAAGGATTGGGAGCGGATACCGAATTCCGTGAATTTATTGGCGATAATGCCTTCTCCATAGATTTGATTAACATCGCACCGTTGGATGACCTGCATCAGCCAACCGGTGTCATTCAGGAAGCACAGATTTTGGCAGCAGATGCCTTCGGAGCCGATTATACCTATTTTAGTGTACAAGGCACAAGCAGTGCCATTATGACCATGATTCTGTCTGTATGCTCACCGGGTGACAAAATTATTGTGCCCCGTAATGTGCATAAATCGGTTCTGTCCGCGATTATTTTCTCAGGCGCGAAACCCGTATTTGTGTCTCCTTCACAAGATGCCAATCTGGGTATTGACCATGGAGTGACTACACAGTCTATCCGTCGCGCACTTGAGCGTCATCCAGATGCCAAGGCATTGCTTGTAATTAACCCGACCTATTACGGCGTGGTTACCGATCTAAAAGAGATTGTAGAGCTTGCACACAGCTACCAAGTCCCTGTACTTGTTGATGAAGCACATGGCGTACTCATTCATTTCCATGAGGATCTACCGTTATCTGCAATGGCAGCAGGTGCCGATATGGCTGCAACCAGTGTCCACAAGCTTGGTGGCTCCATGACACAGAGTTCCGTACTTAACCTGAACACAAAGAATGGGTTCGTAAATCCGCAGCGTGTACAGACGATTCTGAGTCTGCTCACCTCAACATCAACTTCATACATTTTGCTTGCTTCACTCGATACATCAAGACGTAACTTGGCTCTCCACGGTCGTGAGATTGCACAGAAGGCGATTGAACTAGCTGAATTTGCCAGACGTTCGATTAACGATATGGATGGCCTGTATTGCTTCGGTAGAGAGCTGCTGGGTACAGAAGCGACCTTCAATTATGATCCAACCAAAGTAACGATCCATGTTCGCCATCTGGGCATTACAGGGTATGAAACAGAGAACTGGCTGCGTGAACATTACAACATCGAGGTTGAACTTAGTGATATGTACAATATTCTGTGTCTCATTACGCCAGGAGATACGGATAACAGTGTGGATATCTTGCTGAACGCTTTGCAGGATCTCTCCCGTACCTATTATCAAGTGAACCCGGCCCATGAACTGGTCGTCAAAGTTCCGGATATTCCACAGTTGATGCTGACTCCACGTGATGCATTCTACGGTGATACCGAAGTGATTCCGTTTAAGGAATCCGCAGGACGTATTATCTCGGAATTCATCTATGTCTATCCGCCAGGAATTCCGATCCTGTTACCGGGTGAGGTTATCACCCAGGAAAACATCGACTATATCATCGATCATGTCGAAGTTGGATTACCCGTCAAAGGACCCGAAGATCGCAGCGTAACCAACGTTAAAGTGATCGTGGAAGCCGATGCCATTTTCTAAAACAACCTCCTTGCGCTGTGCAGGGGATAAACTTAAAGGACCAAGCCCTAGCTTGGCCCTTTTTTTATTTTATGGGACAAGCGAGTTTGCATTTTTCCGTCTATTTCGTCGTTCAAACCGGTGGTGTAAATACTCGTATACCTCTTAAAAAACAAACAAAAGGCCCCCTGAGATCAAGGAGCCTTCATGTTATGTTCCAAAAGAATGACTATTCTTGTGATGCAACGAGTTCGTTGTAAGCCGCTTCAACGCGGTTCCACTCTTCTTCGTCTTCAATATTGTAGAGCACCATTTCCTCGTCTTCTTCTTCCATACGCAGGATGATGCCGTCAGCTTCAGGGTTGTTACGTTCCAGCAGGAGCGCATAAACATGCTTCTCCACGTCAAACGTCTCCACCAAAACCATCTCCACGTCTTGGCCGTTCTCGTCTGTTAATGTGAGAAGGACTTCTTCATGCTCGTGGTCGTGGTCGTGGTCTTGCCCGCATCCGCAGCCATCGCCGTGTTCATGTGTGTGATCGCTCATTGAAATACCTCGCTTTATAAATAGAAATTGTGTAACCTTGCATATCGTAACATGTTCAATGACCCAGGTCAATTTAACTCACAGGGTTATTTTCGCTTCAATCGTTCAGCGCTGTAATGATTTTCTCCGCTACCAGGACGTAGCTGCTGTTTGCATTTTCTTTAATATGAAAGCCAACCTGATACTTGCCGGCACGACTGAAATCGTACGTAAAATCATATGTGCGGAACCAGAAGTTATCCTTCTGTGTCGTAAGCTCCTGGGACTGGATATCCTTCACTTGACCGCTTGGATTGGTAATCGTTACTTTCACCGCAGCTACATCTGCTGTTAGACTGTCCACTTGTGAAAATACATTGAATTTCAGCTTACCTACGTTAACGTTGCCAAATACAGTGTCTCCCTTGAAGAGAAAAATATGTACATTCGGTTTAATCACCGTTACTCTCTTGTTACTGCTGTCCCATTTGACGACGCCTCCGGCTTCTCTTACAGGTACATAGGTCGTTCCATCAATGAGATAACCTCCATCAGCTGCTTCCTTGCCGTTAATGAGAACACGAATCTTCTCATTCACCGAATCCGCAAACAATAAAGACCCGCCGAGCAAGGAGAATACCGTGACACAAAGCAATATTCGTTTCCATTTCATCCCGTCAATGTTCCCTCCCCTGCTGCTAGCTGTTGTACATTTATACTGCAGATTCATCCACAAAGTTGCGCTGTTTTTCATCATTTTTCATTTTTTATCCAGAATTTTTTCCACCCCTTGGAATGCACAAAAAGAGGCGATCCTCATTAAAGGATGCCCCTGATCTATTATTGTTATATATACGGAATTATACGAAGAGTTATGAAGAAGTGTGGCGGGTCAATATACAGGGAACGCCCTTGCCTAAAGCCCCTTCAATTCTCATACGTGCAGCATAATCCATGCCTCGTGTACATGGTGTCTTACATCTCTCGCATACATCCGATGTGACCAACTTCATGGATACACGTATTTTATCACTCTTTAATGCGGGAGCTTTCTTACCCTTTGCTTTTGCCATCCCGGATTCCCCATTTCCCCAAGTGCTTACTGATGTAATGCATCATATGGGGATTCGCCCGGTTGTGTGTCTATTTAAAAAACGTATTTAAATAATAAGAATATGACAAGGAGGATACCTCCGAGAATGAGCCAGTTGCTGATCTCATACCAAATGCTCTTGCCTCCGGACAGGTATTTCTGTTCATTCTCCTGATGACGCTGACGGTGAGTATCGGTCTCAGAGCCATGGGGTGGTTTGCTAAAATCCATCATAAGTACATTCCCCTTTCAGCAGTTTTGTGTAAACTTAATACCATTATAACCCATAATTGAGTATGAAATTGATTTTTCTGCATAAAAAGGGCTGTTGCATACATCTGGTCCTATTGGATAACAGATAATTCTTCTTCTGTGACCCATTTGTGATTCTTAACCAAATCTCCCCCTGTTGTCGGGGTATAATCAACCATATATACCGTTGTCTCTTCAGCAGAATCAATTGTGGCCTTCGCACCCTTCATCCCTTTCATGTGATCAGCGCTCAACACTACCTCAGAACCTGCCGCATACGGTTGTTCCTTATGGTCCTGTATTTCCTCATGGATAACCCATTTATGATTTTGCACGGGATCTCCGCCTGTTGTTGGTGTATACGTAACTGCATATACCGTAGTTTCATATGCTCCAACGATCTGTGCTCTCGCACCCTTCATGCCTGACATGTGGTCGGCACTCATCAGCGCCTGGCTTCCTACTGGGAAGGTGGGGTTGTTTTTTTCCCGTAGTCCTTCCGGTAGCTCTCCCGATTCAGAATGGTGCATCTCACCTGCGGCAGCTGTATGACTGTCATCGTTGCTTTCCATAGTTTGCCGAGTCTCCTTGCCACATCCACTCAAAATCAAACTGCCTGTAATCAATATAGTCGATAGGGTCAGTAAATATTTTTTCATGTTTTGCACTCCTTTAATTCTATTTGTATCATTCATTATACCCCCTACAGGTATGTTGCAATCATTATTATTGCTTTTTCCGGGCAGACGTATCTTACAACGGAGCAAAATAATACAAAAAAACCTCCGATTTCTCGGAGGCTTCTTATCAACAACAAATAGTATCAGTGATTACGCCAGTTCCACGTTAACATTCACGTTTCCTTTGATTCCTTTGGAATATGGGCAGTAGTCATGGGCAAGTTTCACAAATTTCTGTGCTGTCTCCTCATCCAGACCAAGGATTTTAACTTCCAAATCGACTTGAAGCTTCACGCCGTTATCCTCAGAGTCCGTCACCAACATTACGGTTGCAGCTACCGTACTTCTTTCAATCTCAACTTTGTGTTTCTTCAATTGAAACTCCAGTGCGGAGTTAAAACAAGCACTATACCCTGCTGCAAACAACTGCTCCGGATTGGTAGCTGTCGTCACTTGTCCTCCGAGTTCAGGCGGTGCAGCTACATCCAACATAAACACGTTATCTGGGGATTGTACGATGCCTTGACGTCCGCCTGTATTGATTACTGTTGTTTCATATAATGTTTTCATTTGTGAAAACTCCTTTAGTTGATTGGATTTATGTTGATTAAAATTCGACTTTTCTTTCATTGCTAACAATTACATTTTACACAATTTAATCGTGTATGTAAATAGTTAATGAAAAAAAATAATACAGTTTAATGCTGCGTTTAAACGAATAGCGATGATAAGGATTATAATTGTAGTCATCAGTAGAGGGAATTTGTCCTTTCTTAACTGTCACCATCGGATAACCTAAGTAAAACTTAAGGAGGGATAACACGTTTGGAGAACAATTCATTTCTAACCCCGGACAAGCCCAAACATAAATCCAGGGCTCTCTATGAGGTGCTGGCTATATCAACCAAACTTGGCCTGACTTCATTTGGAGGACCGATCGCTCATCTTGGTTACTTTCATGAAGAATATGTTCGCCGTAGGAAATGGATGGATGAACGAAGCTATGCAGATTTAGTTGCGCTATGTCAATTTTTGCCTGGGCCTGCCAGCAGTCAAGTCGGGATTGGAATTGGCATCATCCGCGGCGGTTTGTTGGGGGGACTGATGGCTTGGCTTGGTTTCACACTTCCTTCTGTCATTGTGTTAGTTTTGTTCGCTTTCTTTCTTCAAGGATTTGATATCAGCAGTACTGGC
This window contains:
- the gndA gene encoding NADP-dependent phosphogluconate dehydrogenase, which translates into the protein MTKQQIGVIGLAVMGKNLALNIESKGFSVSVYNRSPEKTNDLLKEAEGKNLTGSFSIEEFVASLESPRKILIMVQAGKATDATIEQLLPHLDEGDIIIDGGNAYFPDTQRRSKELEDKGIRFIGTGVSGGEEGALKGPSIMPGGQESAYKLVEPILTAISAKVGDDPCCTYIGPDGAGHYVKMVHNGIEYGDMQLIGEAYHLLKSVLNVSVEELHAIFTEWNQGELDSYLIEITADIFSKYDPETGKPMVDVILDAAGQKGTGKWTSQSALDLGVPLSMITESVFSRFLSAMKDERVAASKILNGPATEAFSGDKKAFIESVRKALFASKIVSYAQGFAQMRAASDEYGWDLKYGNIAMIFRGGCIIRSQFLQNIKEAYDKDAALKNLLLDPYFQNIVESYQDAWREVVAAAVKQGVPVPGFSSALSYYDSYRTERLPANLLQAQRDYFGAHTFKRVDKEGSFHHNWME
- a CDS encoding MFS transporter; its protein translation is MQTDTKPAKILRSPFFIAMWLTLFLVEIIKGALLVAVLPVYMDNILGLSAGVIGVAFALQYLGDNLFRAPSGWAAERIGFRATMVTALICTLIAVIMILFLKSAVGLAMACLILGIGTSPLWPCAMTGVTAMSGPQNKNGTAMGALEMAALGGTGLGPIGMNWLLERTHHDYRTIFLVLMGCAILVILVAMILPGRVIVEGEHAEQAAKNSDAKYPAKPNLLTPFIRLQKSVKDTLQRVRSTLNVNPLVYPALFMQSFVIGLLSPVITLYTRTDLHISPNLYSLLLIAGGGITVIALLPVGKMVDRFGTKPFLNIGFLMAAASLFAFSSITSIPVVFGVVMLVGISYAMILPAWNAFVATLIPKGERGAIWGFFLTLQGSGMVVGPIVSGLLWDHVSHPAPFIGSAIVMAGLAVVHFVLSRNPFRTAPAK
- a CDS encoding aminotransferase class I/II-fold pyridoxal phosphate-dependent enzyme — its product is MNHHRTPLFTALKNHAALNPVQFHIPGHKKGLGADTEFREFIGDNAFSIDLINIAPLDDLHQPTGVIQEAQILAADAFGADYTYFSVQGTSSAIMTMILSVCSPGDKIIVPRNVHKSVLSAIIFSGAKPVFVSPSQDANLGIDHGVTTQSIRRALERHPDAKALLVINPTYYGVVTDLKEIVELAHSYQVPVLVDEAHGVLIHFHEDLPLSAMAAGADMAATSVHKLGGSMTQSSVLNLNTKNGFVNPQRVQTILSLLTSTSTSYILLASLDTSRRNLALHGREIAQKAIELAEFARRSINDMDGLYCFGRELLGTEATFNYDPTKVTIHVRHLGITGYETENWLREHYNIEVELSDMYNILCLITPGDTDNSVDILLNALQDLSRTYYQVNPAHELVVKVPDIPQLMLTPRDAFYGDTEVIPFKESAGRIISEFIYVYPPGIPILLPGEVITQENIDYIIDHVEVGLPVKGPEDRSVTNVKVIVEADAIF
- a CDS encoding DUF1292 domain-containing protein gives rise to the protein MSDHTHEHGDGCGCGQDHDHDHEHEEVLLTLTDENGQDVEMVLVETFDVEKHVYALLLERNNPEADGIILRMEEEDEEMVLYNIEDEEEWNRVEAAYNELVASQE
- a CDS encoding copper amine oxidase; this encodes MKWKRILLCVTVFSLLGGSLLFADSVNEKIRVLINGKEAADGGYLIDGTTYVPVREAGGVVKWDSSNKRVTVIKPNVHIFLFKGDTVFGNVNVGKLKFNVFSQVDSLTADVAAVKVTITNPSGQVKDIQSQELTTQKDNFWFRTYDFTYDFSRAGKYQVGFHIKENANSSYVLVAEKIITALND
- a CDS encoding YdhK family protein, which encodes MKKYLLTLSTILITGSLILSGCGKETRQTMESNDDSHTAAAGEMHHSESGELPEGLREKNNPTFPVGSQALMSADHMSGMKGARAQIVGAYETTVYAVTYTPTTGGDPVQNHKWVIHEEIQDHKEQPYAAGSEVVLSADHMKGMKGAKATIDSAEETTVYMVDYTPTTGGDLVKNHKWVTEEELSVIQ
- a CDS encoding organic hydroperoxide resistance protein — its product is MKTLYETTVINTGGRQGIVQSPDNVFMLDVAAPPELGGQVTTATNPEQLFAAGYSACFNSALEFQLKKHKVEIERSTVAATVMLVTDSEDNGVKLQVDLEVKILGLDEETAQKFVKLAHDYCPYSKGIKGNVNVNVELA